The genomic stretch agactgaaaaaaaataattcacaaaTTCTTACCAATCTGTCAgcacaaaatacaaaatcacCTCTACTAGtagacctgagagagagagagagagagagagagagagagaggaagacatgACTAATGTCTTGGGAAATAAAAGAATCCAACAAAATCGTGGAGTTTTATAAATGTACCCTCCAGCCCACGCTTGGCACTAGCCTCGGGGAGCTCACGGTGAGGCTCGGGCTCAGGTTGTGGGACACTTACTTGTCTCGGATGATGGTCTGTAGCTCACGGATTTGGTCATTTAAAGGCAAGAGTTTCAGCTGAGGCCCGATGTGAGGTTGGACCTCGCAATCCCGCTCGTGTTCTCCCCGTTCCGCGTTTTGAGTGACGCGGAGCTTGGTTTTAGCCGCGTTCTCCTCGCACTCACACAGCATCTCGTCCACTCTGGAGTCCGTCTCCATAGGAACGAACCCGGGACCCCGGGCAGAACACCACACAGGGCCGAAACAATGTTCCCTGCACGGGTGTTTCTTCAGAAACTACAATAACCCTCTAACCTGGTGACGTGGTTTCCCCCTACAGCGCATTTGATTGGACAGAATAATTGCCAATCAAAACCCGCGCTGCAGCAGCAGCGGACTTCTTCTGACCAATGAAAAGGCAACGTTTAAGGGCTTTGTCATTTAGTCGTTTTTAACCGTTTATCATTGCCACTGTTCAGTAATaatagaaacaacaacaactacaataataataataataatatccaaaaaaacatttttaatactgaTCCCCACTACACACATCCATCAatgacacacaaatacaaatatgcACACACCTATCCCCGCTAAACActgacacataaacacaaacacattaccaCTGCTCCACTACACTTCCACACATAGACATATAAACAAACTCAACCCACacaacacactgacacacaaacacattggcCCCCACTATACactgacataaacacacacacacacacacacacacacacacacacacacacacacacacatatatactatTCAGactcatccctcactaaactcTGACACACTAACACATACCAGTGCATACTGACTCCCCACATACACCTGTATACTAACCCCCGCCCCGCCTACATAGACGCACCTCCCAGTCTCACGCATagacactagagagagagagagagagagagagagagagagagagactgatccacaaatggctccctattccctTCCAAGTGCACTTCATAACGCATACAGTAATGGCTTCTGCACGCTTTACAACTGACAATTGGGACAGAGCAATGTGCACTATTGCCTGCTGCACGTGTAGTGCACTAGCTGGGTGAAGACAGTCTAAATATCAGAACTCtcatagtgcactatatagtgtacAAGGGGGCAATTGCGATTCAGCCAgtgagctagagagagagagagagagagagagagagagagagagagagagagagagaggtgggcaAGATGCAAACGATGAGAGCGCAGCACGGTGGAAGGAGAAAAGGAGAGCGGTAACAATGTGCTGAGAAAAACGACATAAGGAAATCAGacagaggtgagtgtgtgatgtgtgtgtttgtgtctgtgtgtgtgagagagagacagagagagggataggtgagtgtatgatgcGGTCCATTGGGCCAGTGTGACAGAGCTGCAGTGGTATCGGGAAATGGTTGAGTTTGTCATGATGCGTCCATAATGGACAGGTGTATGTTTGTGCGTAAAAAGACGCGTAAAGGCGCACCGGGGCAGGGGAAataaaaattacacacacacacacacggcattTATGGACGAGATGCGCGAGGCAAAGCcaaacactgacacactcacatacgCGCAAATACACCAGCAGCCCCCCTCCTCCTGCTTTATGCATGCGCATAAGCTGGGGTTAGCTCCTTATTCGATGCcgcgttccaccttaaatggaagGCGCCTTAAACTGactgctgcagcatttaaggtggaacggaggcTTTCGGAAAATTCAAATAAGACAATGTTAGGGGTGCTGGCGAAAAGCAATCAAAAGCATGGTGACAGCTGTCTCGTGCATgtctgtttttaaggtggacatgCACCTTAAATATTCAGCTTGTAGAAGCAAAGGCTGGCATTCTGTGGCAGCTGTCTCGTGCATGTTAATATGGCTGTTATTGTAAGGGTCGACCTGTGCTGCAGCCCCTCGATTGGGGATGGGGGATGTGGGtggtgtgcgtgcgtgtgtgtgcgtgtgtgtgtgtgtgtgtgtgtgtgtggggtgggggggggggggtacgcAGAGGGGCCttgatcagaaaaaaaaaaaacaacaatgctCAAACAAAACCTGTTACGTCTCtgcaaataaagaaaaaacgcGAGCGCGTGCGTACGTGTAGTGGACGCAAGGGCCTGTTGGCTACTGGCTCCGGGCTGTGTGGATGATTCTCAGTGTGGAGCATATGCGTGCATTCCTGCCCTGGTGTTGTGGGGCCTGCCGATTAGGTCACCTAAAAAAAGATGCGTCTTTGTTCATTAATCAGCATAATAATCATGAATGATAAGCATGTAGGAACTGCAATAGGCTGATTAGCCTGATCATAATCATGGCTAGTACACACTACAGCATGGTGCAGCATGTAAACAGAAGCTCTAACATTGGACCTTATTCCTCATCATTTTGTCCCAGCACTGCAAAACAAGTTGCTGTTATTTGGGGGTCCCGTCCCAAtctgaaataaaaattaataatagaCAATTGAGTGCTTCTCCTGCTTTGCTAGCCTGCTGTcaattttgtttttgctgtatTCCCCCTCTGCTGCTAGAGCTACACCTGCAGCTGAGGAGCTGAGGCATGGTTAGTAGATGTAGCAAAAGGACAGATTTGATTTGTAATTACACATAGTTTAAAGTTGTCCTGCAGTGAATGAAAGTGTGGGGGGGTACCCCCTCACtcactctttgtgtgtgtgtgtgtatgtgtgtgtgtgtgaattaagtTGGTACTGGCACTACCAAAAGAGCATGCAGACACGGGTCACTTCTGACAGAGGGGCTGCACTGTTGGTCCACTCCTGGTGCAAACCAAACCAAGTCCGCCCCCCGCCCCCCCTATCAAAAATGCTCACTTGATTCACATCTGACAAAACAGAGCTGGCCCACTTCTGGTAAAGATATGGCAAGCTGAATGTGACCCGAATGTGGGCCAAACAGTGACCTCCGGAGACCCGCGGCCTTGCTTTTGGAGTTTATGTGGCTGTTATGGCAAGCAGGAGTCGCCCTCCCAAATGCTGTCCACCGATGTGGCAAGTGGGCCATGAATAGGCCCAgaataattgtattaattttgtTGTCTGGCTGGGTTTGGTTTGGTGTAAAACTGTTCTTTGAGAAACAAGAAATAGAAcagttcacagtggtggtgaatggaacaaGACATCAAGCTGCTTCTAATagctcctcacagaaatgtttcacatTAAACGAGTCTGAATAAACCAATTTATGTATGATACATTGTCATATGGTGGTTTGGAAAAGGTTTTGGCCTAAACCCGTAGtttcagtggaggttgtggaaaggagatcaaatatttctgttgtaaacacagagatgtctggttccattcaccaccactggagAGAATTCACAACAAGAGTCCACAAGATTCTTCACCCCAAAACACTCTCatctctgtgtttacagctcAGCCTCTAGATTATGCAGCAATTTATGAATTATCAGCAAATGTTATATTAGGTAATCAATAATGTATTAACCAAACAAGCTTGCAATTTGTGGTTTGACATAATAAAAAGGAATGCTTTAACGAACCGGCATGATCCACATTTTACAAGATGTCCTCTATCTAATTACATCACAATCATTAAAACCTCACTGAAACATCACTAAAATATCACTAAAATCACTAGATTCAAACCTAAGATAATGATTAATACAAACATGAACCTCCAGGATATTTGTGATATGCACTGGCAAGATTTGGAAGAGATTACATATGATTTTGTGTTATTATACTACTAAAgctaaaataaaacagtaaaatttAGTCATTAGCACTGAAAACAATAGCTACATTTCTGTCCTATTTCAGCCCACACTGCAGTCTGTGCTAGTTAactgtgtctgtgttctgtgtgtcAGTGGGACAGGAGAGGAGCTGAGGTGGGGGAACCTAGGTTTAATGTTGTTCTAGAAATAGTGGCACTCTTAAATGGTTCCTAGATGGCATTTGTCTTCATTGTACAGTTCTAAGAAGAGCCTGTAATTTGTTATAGAATGTGAAAAATGTAAgattttttccatttatttcttCACATCTCAACGTTTACAAATAATTGTATGCTCTTGAAGGAACTAAAAGTAGAACTTTATCCAAAACTGCTATATTTAGATGTGAAGCAGCTCATGGAAGTgtcttgtaactcactcatgtacattcatattcactcacatttaggaGCAGCTTCAGAAGGGGGTGCTACTCAGTGCATCAAGAGTGTGTCTTTAACATCTTCCCAGACTTCTTCCACAGTTTGAATTGTTTAAAGTGTGAATCTGAAGTCAGAAAGCATGGGATAATATGagccattttgaatttgaatttgaatttgaaaatCACCCGTCACAGCACCAGCCATACTTTTAAATGAGAGAGCAAAGTTGAGACTAAGCAACATAAGTAAACTacacaaaaacagcaaaaacatggAGAAGAAAGAATTGAGTGAAAACGAGAGTGGAAAAATGAGAGAAGTGTGCAGGAAATAGGGACAAGGAGAGTAGAGAAAAAAGAACTGAGCGAAAGTGGAGAAagcaagagcagagaaataagagaagtGAGCAAAACCTATGAAAACGACAGCAGAGAAATAACAGAACTGAAAAACcatgaaaacaaatgtgcaaataagagaactgagcaaatgTTGCTTTTGTCCATCTTCACAGCTTCCAACAGTCACAGCTTCaaggacttggaggttgtgggttcaatcccgctccgggtgactgtctgtgaggagtgtgatgtgttttccccccgtgtctgcgtcagtttcctccgggtgctctggtttcctgccaaggtccaaaatcacacattggtaggtggattgatgactcaaaagtgtccataggtgtgagtttgagtgaatgtgtgagtgtgtgtcgccctgtgaaggactggcgccccctcaagggtgtgttcctgccttgcacccagtgattgcggacccactgtgaccctgaattggataagtggttacagacaatgaatgaatgaatttaaaccACTCTAATGTAAGGGTCCAACAAGCGAAGTATTTTTTGTGAATCATATACTCAAGACCACATGTGTTCAAGAGCATTTAGCGTAAGGGTCAGATGTTGCTAACAAGTCAAAAACTGCTCTATATGGACTTCACTTTAAAAGTTCCAGACAGCACAGATTAAAATAGTGCCAGAATTGCCATTCGTTTTAACCCCAGAGATACTGgctgtgtttgtaaatgtgttattatcATGTTGTTTTGGCTCTTGTGTCACTACACATCCCTGTTTCAGCCATTACTGACAGCCATTACTTACAGGGATGAATGGGAATAGATGAACGGATGATGAATGGATAAATAGATGGATAGGCAGATGGATAGGTGAGTGGATGAAACAATGGATTTGAAATGTTCTGCTGAATTGATTGCTCGACTGAAAAGAGACTACAATATTGATTTATGATCGGTTCACATATAAACTCACAGTtacctctctctatctctctctctctttctctgtctctctcttcactctctaTGATGCATGCTGTCACACTGCAGCATTGGTCTTAATTGTGAAAAAATAGAGTGAGGCGGCAGATGATGGTAAATGCAGAAATTTACACAAAGGTAGAGGACATTCTCTCTTATTCTGTGCTTctttctattctctctctctcagccagacAGTGGGATtacaggatatatatatatatatatatatatatatatatatatatatatcctgtaATCCCGCTGTCTGGCTCTCTTGGGTAGGTGTTAAAGCTGgataaatattaatttggtTTTTTTAATATCAGTCCTTTGCAGATGGTGCCATGGTTCTTTTCTTCCTCCCGCCTCCGTTTACTCTGATCTGAGATCAGTTCAGAACCTCTCATAAAGAGAAAGACTTTAGCGCTATGTCAAAGGATAGATTTTTATGCTGGAGCGTGTGTTGTTATGACTATTTACTCCTGTACTGTTTGGGTTCAACTTCAGGCCAATATTAGCATTTTATTACCACACATTAGCAGGGCTTATTGCTTTATTATAATGACTCGGTTGTGTTTAGTACTCTCTGATGAATCAGGAAGAGCAGACAGTGCACTCAGATAGCAGGATGCACCCACCATTAATTTTTGTCCAGTTCTGATTTCTGTAGAGCTGATGGCGGATTTGtatcttgtgttttttttttaacctgaaGCTCCCACTGTGTGGAGTAAATGAACAGAACTTCCTGTTCACAAATATCACAACATATATAATATGATTTGGTTGTTAATGAGGCATTTTAAAATCACTTGTTTACAAATCACTTGCTGATTTAAATCACATGAACCAGATAGTGTAATTAATTTACGACTTCTATAATACATTAGTTCTCTTTGATACGCAGGGCAGCACCGTGGTGCAGTTTTAATGCCACAAAGCTTAAGGGTCTCGAGATGAGTATGTTTTCCACATGTTTGTAATACcttctacagtccaaaaacacatgtttgtatgTGGATTAGTTTTGTGAACAGGGAGAGTGTTTGAAATGATTTACAGGtttatgtgagtgacaggatgagtatgtgaaattgtccatagctgtgaTTTTTTTACTATATATTGAGCCATACAGCAGGGCTAGAGAACAGAAAACCCCTTTAACAAGTTCCTACAGGGACTCTGTCTTATTAAACAAATACAGAGTTGGGGAGTGTCTATTTGAGCCTCCCATTACGTGCTATAAACAACTGGAAATTAGGGCCCTGAAAACATAGGACTCTGAGAACATATCACCCTTGGCATAGGACACTGGGAATATAGGAATGAAGGCAAATgtactgtatgtatgtgtttgtgagcAGATGGTTATTCttgattttaatattcattgATAGAGTCGATGTGTATGAATGGACAAATCTTGACATTCAGCATCAATttttaattaacaaataaacaaataaaaaagaaaggaaaaggaaaaagaaatcaAGCAGACCAAATCCATCATGAAGGATTTTTGAGGATGCTGGGGTAAATAAAgtcagcctgtgtgtgtgtgcgtgtgtgtgtgtgtgtgtgtgagagagagagagagagagagagagagagagagagagagatggatttAATGCGGTCATGGATTTAAGGATTAAAAATCCCTTTCCTTTGTAAGGAGCTGTCAGTACGGCTAGGACTCAAGACCCTTCATAATCGGAGATTATCCAGCGATAGTGTGTGCATGCAGGGTTGGATTATGCTAATTTCCAAATGAGATGAATATGGTCATGGTAACCAATGCTGTTCTGTGCTTAGAGGTAGGGCATCGTGATGTCAGAGTCATATCGCTATCAGCAGATAGTCATTGTAAAAATTGACTGGCATGGGAGAGATTTTTAGATTTGGTTTCTAATTTCAAACGGATATTGAAAGATATATTTATGGTACTGTGGAAGAGAGGGTTGGGTGAGCTTATGTGTGTGGAGCGGTATCAACATTGGCACATATTGGCACTGGTCCACAGTTCTCATACTGGTATGATTGCTAGTCAGAATTGTTGTGAGCACGTGTTAGCTGTGGAAATAGATGTTGTTACTGTTGAGTGTATATTGTAATGAGAAGCTTTGTAGGGAGGCTGGGATAGACATAGATTACGGCTAATAACACCAGCTAACAATAATATAACCCTCAAGTAGAAATACATTCATTTACCTTTTTAATAGAAACTTGTATTTTGGGTACAGTATGAGTTTTCATTAGTAAAATCTAAGAGACGTTTCAGATTGAGCATTTCTGCTCTAAGTAAAGTTgtatattttgattattttgatTTCTATTTGTATGCTTGCTGGGATTGTTTACAGAATCAAAGCTTATCCTTCACAGTCTCAATAAGAGACCCATGCCTTGTGCCCTTGATTGCACATTTCAGTATACCTCTCCCACTGGAGTGAAACGTACTGAAAGGGTCCACAGCGGTGTGCATGAATACATGTGTATATGAGTAAGAGCTTTATTTCCCACCATTTTAAACATGGgcttttctctctcacctctctgcAGCATCATACAGCAGGGCACGTAGAGGACAGAGTGATGTAATACAGCACAACTCACAGTAACACTGTGAGAAAGGAGGTGAGGAGGGATTGATGTACTTTAGGAGTACAGGCAGAAAGAAATATAAAGGGTTCAGCGAAGGGCAGGGCatcctttttttcattttcaccgCTGATACCGGTACTGACAGTGTGGGTCGATATCAGTCAAGTTCCGTATCACATTTTCCAATAAGATGATATTTAAAGGAAGGATTCAGCACAAAAAATAtcatatttacaaaatttacaccatcagccaaaacatgtTGTGTCCCATTGTTGGTTTTAACACTGGAACTATGAGGCTAGTGTTGCTAGAAACACTAGAATTAAGAGTCTATACGGTCAATAGTCACCCAAATATTTCCTGAAAATACatgcaaaaaaatgtatttaagagCAGCATAGTGGCACTACCAGATGTAGAATCTTGAagtcctgggtgggatcctaTCCTCGGTAAACTGTGAccagtgtagtgtgttctccctgtgtctgtgtggattttctCCAAGTGCTtggctttcctcccacagtccaaacacacatcttGGTAGGGGCgactgtgtgacattgtccacaggtgtgagtatgtgagtgactgggtgagtgtgtgatgccctgtgatttaCTGGTGCATTGTTAAGTGTGGTTTCCtgctggacccaccacgaccacGATCAGGAAGAAGCACTTAGAGAACATGAATGAAAGACCCAAACTAGTCTGTCACACATTTCAGCAACAGATGCAACTTATTCTGTGACACCTTTGAGCAGATTTTGAACAGTGTAAGTTGGTTGATACtatgaaaaaaatcaatgtGAAGCAATGGTGAGAGGTGTGGAGCGAGGTGAGAATAAAGTATTTCTCTTAAATGATGACTTATGTTAACATTGTAAATGTCTCTCACCTCTGTTTGTTGGTAAATGTGTGTCTCCGCAGGTTGGACTGTGATAATGATGTTTGTGGGAAGCAGACTTTCTCCAGATTGATGGATGCTCTACAGGAGACCCGGTTTCCAGGGCCAGAACACTGCCCCAGTCCTCCAAACACAACTGACAATGGCACAGAATTTGAACTTTCAATGATACACAACTGTATGTGGCTGTTGTAAATGATtttttagtatatatatatatatatatatatatatatatatatatatatatatatatactatatatttcTTGAATTTATCTTTTgctaaaaaattatataaaacataccTATTCCTTTCTCTAAGAGTGTATTCTTAAGTTTGTGTCTAATGTACACTCTTTTCTCCCCCTGTTGTAGGCTCACATGATCAGCTCTCTGACGAGTCCCAAACTCTGAGACACCATGACTCCACTGAACCTGCTCTTTTGGCTCCGCCCACATTAGTTTCCTCAAGTCAGGCGGCTGAGGTTCCCCTCAGTGTAACAGACCTGCACGATGAATCTGTCTCCAATGctgcctctgtctcctccctctcatcgttctcttctctctcctccctctcctccctctcttctgtctcttgCTCCAAGTCTGTGACCCCCTGGTCTGTGCCTCAGAGCTGCGACAGGCCACCCCTCTCCAGCATGGATTCTGCGGGAGGAGACTGCCTGAGCTGTCTGATTCCCAAAACCCAATCATGTGAGTCCGGCCTTGGATTAACCTCAGAGTTCCAGCCATGCCCTGCCTCCAGCATCAGCATGCAGTGCCTTGGCTCTGCCTCCAGCACGGGGCGCTACGGTGACCAAGTCCTCTCTGACCAGCTGCTCAGTGGCTCCACCCATGCATCTGCAGGTAATGAAAATGCAGACGAAGGAAAGTCTATGCGAGAGAGCGAATCAGACGATGATCCTGCTTCCAGGAGCATTTACGAGAGCCTGGGAGAGGAGGCACAGGACTGGAGCTGTCTGGAGTCCCTGATTAGTGAGAGCCGAATGGAACTGCTGGATCTGTGTTCTCGCAGCGAACTAGCAGTCAATCTGTTCTGTGAGGAGGATGTGGAAAACTACATGTTCCAAGAGGAGGAGGCAACCCTGGGCACTGATGTCTGTTCGCTCAAAATTCGTTATGAGTCTTACCCAGATGGAGTGCAGGAAAGGAATGAGCCCCCACTGCAAGATGAATCCCAGCTAGGTTTCTTTCCTGCTCTTCCTTGTAGCAGAACTGAGGGCTTGAAAGACAGGGAAGACCAAACAACAGAGGAGAAGGCAGACGCCCCGACAACTCCCAGCAGCAACTTTCTTTTTGACCTCAGTAATTCACCAGAGGACTCTGGTGAATTCAGTGATGACAGCTATTGCACTGGCTCATCTCCTGATGCCTGGCAGGCACAAAAAAACCATGGACAACTTTCCAGAGAGAATTCAAGCTCCTCCAGTCAGCTTAGTTACCGCCTCCGTGCCAAGAGGAAGGTCCCTTACAGAGAAGATTACCTGTATGATGTGGACTCTATAGAGAGCGAGAGGAATACAGAAAAGCGCGAGAAACCATCTGTCGGCCCGAAGAAAGAGCGGGATGATGACTGGTGCCCAAAGAAGCGGCGTCGGTCCTGTAGGAAAGAGCCCCCTGTCATCATTAAGTACATCATCATCAACCGCTTTAAAGGTGAGAAGCACATGCAGGTGAGGCTGAGTAAGGTGGACCCCTCAGTCCTGATGGTGCAGCTGAGTCCAGATAGCTTACTGCACTATGACAGACTGGCTCCTCTGAAGGGCTACTGGCAGAGGAAGGAAAAGGAACAGCAGGAGCAGAACAAATTAGCAGACAAAACCAAACGCCTCAACGGCTGCAAGCGGCCGCCGAGCACTAACCCCAAACGCAAGCAAAGGTGTGCGAGTAGACTCAGGATTCAGCGGATCCATGCAGTGGAGAGTTTGACACCCAGCCAAACTGTACCTGCCTCCACTAACAATCAACAAGAAGTGACAGAATACATGAAAAGCACAGAAGAACTACAAGATAATGCTGCACATGATGCCTTGGACAAAGTCGAGACAGGGAAAATCGTACACCCTGCCCGGGCTAAGAGCAGAAccgaagagagagaggagagacggAAAGAAGGCAAAATAGAAAAGGTAAAGAAGTTCAAGAGTGAAGCCAGACTGAGGTCTAAGAAGCTAATCGAAGCACAGAAAGAGGAAAACTCCACTGCCTCTGAGCTTACAGAGTTAAGTTCTTGTTTACCTGAAAACCTTAGTAACACTTTGGAAAGTAACCTTATTGCAAACAAGACCTCGGCTGACAAATGCACTTTGAGCCCCACTGCCCAGGGGACTAATCGGAATGAGGGACTCCTGCCTGGTGGATATCTTCAGACTCTTCTGGAAGCTTCTGATACTTCCAGCAGTGCCAATGTCACATATTTCCCTCCAGACCAGCAACAGACAGAACTGCTACCTGTTGCAGCACCCTTGCAACCAGCTCAGACTTGTGTACTCTCCCCTCCCTCAGAGTCTGAACTGCCCCATTCACCTCAGCCCCTCAATCACATTCCACCTCACACACAGTTTCCTGACAACAGCAACCATAGTGAGCAAAACTATCCTGTTACTTGGCCTTCACAACCCTCGGTTGAGCAGCTTTCATTCTCGCCTGATATCCCAACTCAGTCCCCAGTTATGCCCCAGGGCTTTTCGAGGCCAGTACCGGTTTTAGTAGGGGACAATGCAACAGTGACAGGGTATGGTCAGGTGCCATTGGGTGCCTGCAGGTTGCCTTTTGAAGAACCACTTTTACAAGAACCTCACTCGGATACAGACTATGTACTCAGCCCTGCAGGGTCCCGTGGAGAAAACGGCATGGGCCGACTTGTCAGCTTTAACTCCCTGGGATCCCTCTCTGCAGCATCCAGCAACTACAGTTCACTTAGcctgagagatggagagagggaacGAGAAGAGGAGATGAGTGAGATCAACGATGGCTTTTTGTCGCACTGCAGTCCTCGGCTAGTTCTGCagcagagtctggaggaagtcACTCCACTTCGAGAGTCCACTGACTTACTTGACATCTCAAACTTCACCCCTGACAAGTTCCGccattcctctctctcagagatgtCCCCACCAGACACTCCCAGCCCCTCCCCACAGCTGCTGGGGAATTCTGGGAAAGGGGGAGGTTTTTCAGAGACAGGAGGGTCTAATGTGAGGTGGGACTGTGCTTCTGTCCCACAGCTTGAGCAAGAGACAACTGGAAACACATACCTCTTACAGACTTTCAGTGCTGGGGATGAGCAAGAGGGGCTTCAGGGTTCTAAGGGGTCTAAAAAGAAGGGTGGAAAGAATGGACAAAGCACCAAAAAGAGCAAAACGCCCAAATCGCCTAAAAGTGAGAAGGCGAAGCTCCCAAAACAGGGTTCTCGCTCCGCCAAGAAAATCAAGGCATTGCTGGAAGGGAAGGCGGCTAAAGGTGGTGAGAGGTTTGAAAGTGGCGCTCCTTCTCCAACTCCCTCACTAAGTATAATGGGAGCTCAGGGGGAGTGGCCCAACGCCGGGGGCCTATCAGATGAGGACCAGGGTGAGTTCCAAGAGCCGTCAAACATCCTGTCGAACATAGTTTCCGGCATGGCAGAGGTACAGCGGTTCATGCGGGCCTCGGTGGAACCACTGTGGGGACCTTGTTTAACACCGGGGCAGCATGCTCTCCAAAGTCAGACACTGAAGATTTTGGGCAACAGTGTTGACCTGAAGAAACGTGGTGGCTCTTCAGGGGCAGGAAGAGGGAGGAAGGGGGAAGGGCGTGGTGGTAAAACGTCACCCAAACTCCTCTCGCCTGGTTTCTTCCCTCCTCTCGGTCTAGACTGCCTTCCGTTTCCTCATCGGCCTGCCCACAAAAAGATGTACCGGCACAAAAGCACGGCCAAGTTTGCCCGTGATGAACTTTTGGCGGGTAAACGGGACATTAAAGGAGTAGCACTGACTGCTTTGGTAGAAAAACGGAGGTAATATTTTCTCTGCAAAGTACCCCCTTCTCAGTTTCCTACCCTTGTTTCCTGTTCAGATCCTTCTGAGCCTCCACCACACACCTTTCAGAGCTGCATGGCACTGACTTTACCCACTATCCTCTGCCTGCCCC from Hoplias malabaricus isolate fHopMal1 chromosome 2, fHopMal1.hap1, whole genome shotgun sequence encodes the following:
- the nexmifa gene encoding neurite extension and migration factor, with protein sequence MDALQETRFPGPEHCPSPPNTTDNGTEFELSMIHNCSHDQLSDESQTLRHHDSTEPALLAPPTLVSSSQAAEVPLSVTDLHDESVSNAASVSSLSSFSSLSSLSSLSSVSCSKSVTPWSVPQSCDRPPLSSMDSAGGDCLSCLIPKTQSCESGLGLTSEFQPCPASSISMQCLGSASSTGRYGDQVLSDQLLSGSTHASAGNENADEGKSMRESESDDDPASRSIYESLGEEAQDWSCLESLISESRMELLDLCSRSELAVNLFCEEDVENYMFQEEEATLGTDVCSLKIRYESYPDGVQERNEPPLQDESQLGFFPALPCSRTEGLKDREDQTTEEKADAPTTPSSNFLFDLSNSPEDSGEFSDDSYCTGSSPDAWQAQKNHGQLSRENSSSSSQLSYRLRAKRKVPYREDYLYDVDSIESERNTEKREKPSVGPKKERDDDWCPKKRRRSCRKEPPVIIKYIIINRFKGEKHMQVRLSKVDPSVLMVQLSPDSLLHYDRLAPLKGYWQRKEKEQQEQNKLADKTKRLNGCKRPPSTNPKRKQRCASRLRIQRIHAVESLTPSQTVPASTNNQQEVTEYMKSTEELQDNAAHDALDKVETGKIVHPARAKSRTEEREERRKEGKIEKVKKFKSEARLRSKKLIEAQKEENSTASELTELSSCLPENLSNTLESNLIANKTSADKCTLSPTAQGTNRNEGLLPGGYLQTLLEASDTSSSANVTYFPPDQQQTELLPVAAPLQPAQTCVLSPPSESELPHSPQPLNHIPPHTQFPDNSNHSEQNYPVTWPSQPSVEQLSFSPDIPTQSPVMPQGFSRPVPVLVGDNATVTGYGQVPLGACRLPFEEPLLQEPHSDTDYVLSPAGSRGENGMGRLVSFNSLGSLSAASSNYSSLSLRDGEREREEEMSEINDGFLSHCSPRLVLQQSLEEVTPLRESTDLLDISNFTPDKFRHSSLSEMSPPDTPSPSPQLLGNSGKGGGFSETGGSNVRWDCASVPQLEQETTGNTYLLQTFSAGDEQEGLQGSKGSKKKGGKNGQSTKKSKTPKSPKSEKAKLPKQGSRSAKKIKALLEGKAAKGGERFESGAPSPTPSLSIMGAQGEWPNAGGLSDEDQGEFQEPSNILSNIVSGMAEVQRFMRASVEPLWGPCLTPGQHALQSQTLKILGNSVDLKKRGGSSGAGRGRKGEGRGGKTSPKLLSPGFFPPLGLDCLPFPHRPAHKKMYRHKSTAKFARDELLAGKRDIKGVALTALVEKRR